One region of Ahniella affigens genomic DNA includes:
- the rsmI gene encoding 16S rRNA (cytidine(1402)-2'-O)-methyltransferase, with translation MQASLFIVATPIGNREDLSERARRVLREVSTVACEDTRHSAPLLAEVGSSARLIAVHEHNEAEVATRVLDRIAAGESVALISDAGTPLLSDPGFRLVQAAVARGIPVVPIPGASAIMAALSAAGLPTDRFTFVGFLSAKSGERRRELDALRSLDHTLVLFEAKHRIEELLADAELTLGDRQTVLARELTKRHETFLRGPISTVRARLATDHEQQLGEFVVLFAGRPRAEQESDARQRAEQLATALAKELPASRAARLASEISGFSKNALYDFLQQQSKGA, from the coding sequence ATGCAGGCCAGTCTTTTTATTGTCGCCACGCCAATCGGAAACCGCGAAGACCTGAGCGAGCGCGCCCGGCGCGTGCTGCGTGAGGTTTCCACCGTGGCCTGCGAGGACACGCGGCACAGTGCGCCGCTGCTGGCGGAAGTCGGGAGCTCGGCGCGCCTGATCGCCGTGCACGAACACAACGAGGCCGAGGTGGCGACGCGCGTGCTCGACCGGATTGCCGCAGGCGAATCCGTTGCGCTCATCAGTGATGCCGGAACGCCGCTGCTCAGCGACCCCGGGTTTCGACTCGTACAAGCGGCTGTCGCCCGCGGGATTCCGGTGGTGCCAATTCCCGGCGCCAGCGCGATCATGGCCGCCTTGTCCGCAGCCGGCCTGCCGACGGATCGCTTCACGTTTGTCGGGTTTCTGTCGGCCAAATCGGGCGAACGTCGACGCGAACTGGATGCGCTCAGGAGTCTGGACCATACGCTGGTGCTGTTCGAGGCGAAACACCGTATCGAGGAACTGCTCGCCGACGCGGAGTTAACCCTGGGCGATCGTCAGACAGTACTCGCGCGCGAACTGACCAAACGCCACGAAACGTTCCTTCGTGGCCCGATTTCGACGGTTCGCGCCCGCCTGGCGACCGACCATGAGCAGCAATTGGGCGAATTCGTCGTGCTCTTTGCCGGCCGACCAAGAGCGGAGCAAGAGTCGGATGCGCGCCAGCGTGCCGAGCAACTCGCGACCGCGCTCGCCAAGGAGTTACCAGCGAGTCGCGCTGCGCGTCTGGCGTCTGAGATCAGCGGTTTCAGCAAGAACGCGCTGTATGACTTCCTGCAGCAACAGAGCAAAGGTGCTTGA
- a CDS encoding nucleoside hydrolase, with product MEPWLIDTDPGVDDALAILAAHRLPNVRVLAMTIAAGNVGIEHTVQNALKLTEVMGVETPVYVGAPKPLVRPADDAAFVHGLDGFGDIGYRPSKHLAEAEHAVAAMIRLARQHAGKLNMIMLGPLTNLALALSLEPELPNLVKRLVIMGGAVTGRGNTERLPAEFNTGFDAEAAHIVFSHWPSFDLVDWEATMAHGLPIAELDQYLAADHDYARFYRAISRKTRTWMSKERHPTHWFAADALAMAAALWPEHVQEWQTRGLKVELEGRLSRGATLVDWTGRMGWPKNARIMMRYSLPDFGRFVGTALGA from the coding sequence ATGGAACCGTGGTTGATCGATACCGATCCGGGCGTCGATGATGCGTTGGCGATTCTCGCCGCGCACCGGCTGCCAAATGTCCGCGTGCTGGCGATGACCATCGCCGCTGGCAATGTCGGGATTGAGCACACGGTCCAGAATGCGCTCAAATTGACGGAAGTCATGGGCGTTGAAACACCCGTCTATGTGGGTGCACCCAAACCGCTGGTGCGGCCAGCCGATGACGCCGCGTTTGTCCACGGTCTGGATGGTTTTGGGGATATTGGCTACCGCCCGTCCAAGCATCTGGCCGAAGCTGAGCACGCGGTGGCAGCGATGATCCGACTCGCGCGGCAGCATGCGGGCAAGCTGAACATGATCATGCTCGGGCCGCTGACCAACTTGGCCCTGGCCCTGTCGCTGGAGCCGGAGCTCCCGAATCTCGTCAAACGGTTGGTGATCATGGGTGGCGCGGTGACGGGCCGTGGCAACACCGAGCGATTGCCGGCGGAGTTCAACACGGGATTCGATGCCGAGGCGGCCCATATTGTGTTTTCGCACTGGCCCAGCTTTGATCTGGTGGACTGGGAAGCGACCATGGCGCACGGCCTGCCGATCGCCGAACTCGACCAGTATCTCGCCGCCGATCACGACTACGCGCGTTTTTACCGCGCCATTTCGAGAAAGACCCGGACCTGGATGAGCAAAGAGCGTCATCCGACGCATTGGTTTGCCGCCGATGCATTGGCGATGGCAGCGGCACTCTGGCCCGAGCACGTGCAGGAGTGGCAGACGCGTGGCTTGAAGGTCGAGCTCGAAGGTCGTCTGAGTCGCGGCGCGACCCTCGTTGACTGGACGGGGCGGATGGGCTGGCCGAAGAACGCGCGCATCATGATGCGCTATTCGCTGCCCGACTTCGGTCGATTCGTGGGGACTGCCCTGGGCGCTTAG
- a CDS encoding YraN family protein, translating into MISAKRAFGDQVEAAAAVMLGKAGHRILARQANSRYGEIDLITQDGEVIVFVEVRYRADDRFGGGLQSVDRHKQARLIKAAQAWVVQHPRVALSPMRFDVIAAHGPLAALQFEWVKDAFRT; encoded by the coding sequence ATGATCTCGGCGAAGCGGGCATTTGGCGATCAGGTTGAGGCCGCTGCCGCGGTCATGCTCGGCAAGGCTGGACATCGGATTCTGGCGCGCCAGGCCAATAGTCGATACGGCGAGATCGATCTGATCACGCAGGACGGTGAGGTCATCGTATTCGTGGAGGTGCGCTATCGCGCCGATGATCGCTTTGGCGGTGGCTTGCAGTCGGTCGACCGGCACAAACAGGCGCGTCTGATCAAGGCCGCGCAGGCGTGGGTCGTTCAGCATCCACGCGTGGCGCTGTCGCCGATGCGGTTCGATGTGATCGCGGCACATGGCCCGCTGGCTGCCTTGCAATTCGAGTGGGTCAAAGATGCCTTCCGAACCTGA
- a CDS encoding penicillin-binding protein activator, which translates to MPRSLLLAGMLLALAGCGSTPTRPEPPPAVDPVAEQIAAGDLRAAAMAYEELARKERKQRIHYQLLAARTWRDEGDFVELKRILGEIKLKKLVPAQRLEFDLLSAEYLVHEQAFEQALALLIMPDLPATERARQLELQARAESGLNRPMEAARTRLALSALLDPKDRSGNIDELMSELGKLPAASLSAELRQLPGDAPMRPYIEVMLQRQKLIPPRAALPVTAAISSDPSSAGAAYRPVQKLALLVPTRGEFAAAGEVIRDGFLATHFARKDISKVQVFDTGATRKSALDAFQKAIDAGFSHFVGPLERDQVDAVLAARKPGQAFLLLNQPEPGQLLGVDTDRFALAPENDGASAAESLIGSERRRFVVIGTEEDWSLRAVEAFRAQAEAMGASVLAATRIKSGAIDFGNELKAIQAVWVPPPPQTPTPAADPNAASAPAAEPTAPHDYGIDAVFMAVRAPDARLLVPQLKVRGLDVLPLVAAPQIFSGANPASDADLNGVSFLDAPWAHNQGVALPPRVELAEHLPSALQSPRLFAFGMDAYVLFSFREYLRMHQGSYLDGANGRLQLDPQGRVRRGLSWYRFVEGQPESQELAPARP; encoded by the coding sequence ATGCCGCGATCGCTCCTGTTGGCAGGCATGCTGCTGGCCCTCGCTGGATGTGGGTCGACGCCCACGCGCCCGGAACCACCGCCCGCGGTCGACCCAGTGGCCGAACAGATCGCCGCCGGCGACTTGCGCGCTGCCGCGATGGCTTACGAGGAACTGGCCCGGAAAGAGCGCAAGCAGCGCATCCATTATCAACTGCTTGCCGCGCGCACGTGGCGTGACGAAGGCGACTTCGTCGAGCTGAAACGCATTCTGGGCGAAATCAAGCTGAAGAAGCTGGTGCCCGCCCAGCGACTCGAGTTCGATTTGCTCAGCGCCGAGTATCTGGTGCACGAACAGGCTTTCGAGCAGGCGCTCGCGTTATTGATCATGCCGGACCTGCCGGCGACCGAACGCGCGCGTCAACTGGAGCTGCAGGCTCGCGCCGAGAGCGGCCTGAACCGTCCGATGGAAGCGGCGCGCACCCGGCTGGCGCTGTCGGCGCTGCTCGATCCCAAAGATCGATCGGGCAACATCGATGAGCTGATGTCGGAGCTCGGCAAGCTGCCCGCCGCGAGTTTGTCGGCCGAGTTGCGGCAGTTGCCGGGTGACGCGCCGATGCGGCCCTACATCGAGGTGATGCTGCAGCGACAAAAACTGATTCCGCCGCGGGCGGCACTGCCGGTCACCGCCGCCATATCGTCCGACCCAAGCAGCGCGGGGGCAGCCTACCGGCCTGTTCAGAAGCTCGCGTTGCTCGTGCCGACGCGAGGCGAGTTTGCCGCCGCCGGCGAGGTGATTCGCGATGGCTTTCTGGCCACGCACTTTGCGCGGAAAGACATCTCCAAGGTGCAAGTGTTTGACACCGGCGCCACGCGAAAATCTGCCCTTGATGCATTTCAGAAAGCGATCGATGCTGGCTTCTCGCACTTTGTCGGTCCGCTTGAGCGTGACCAAGTGGATGCCGTGTTGGCTGCGCGGAAGCCGGGCCAGGCGTTTTTGCTGCTGAATCAGCCGGAGCCGGGGCAGTTGCTCGGGGTCGACACTGACCGCTTTGCGCTGGCCCCCGAGAACGATGGCGCCTCTGCTGCCGAATCGTTGATCGGCAGTGAGCGCCGCCGTTTTGTCGTGATTGGCACCGAGGAGGACTGGTCGCTCCGCGCCGTTGAGGCGTTCCGCGCCCAGGCCGAAGCCATGGGCGCGTCGGTGCTGGCCGCAACGCGAATCAAATCCGGAGCCATAGACTTTGGCAATGAGTTGAAGGCCATTCAGGCCGTATGGGTCCCACCGCCGCCACAAACGCCGACGCCTGCGGCTGATCCGAATGCTGCGTCCGCGCCCGCGGCCGAACCGACCGCACCGCACGATTACGGCATCGACGCGGTCTTCATGGCGGTGCGCGCGCCGGACGCGCGTCTGCTTGTCCCGCAGCTCAAGGTACGCGGGCTCGATGTGCTGCCGCTCGTTGCCGCGCCGCAGATTTTTTCCGGGGCGAATCCAGCGTCCGATGCTGATCTGAACGGCGTCTCGTTCCTGGATGCGCCTTGGGCCCATAACCAGGGCGTGGCCTTGCCGCCGCGCGTCGAACTCGCTGAGCACCTACCCTCCGCACTGCAAAGCCCGCGGTTGTTTGCGTTCGGGATGGATGCCTATGTGTTGTTCAGTTTTCGCGAGTACTTGCGCATGCATCAGGGCAGCTACCTGGATGGCGCCAATGGGCGCCTGCAACTCGATCCACAAGGCCGCGTCCGGCGCGGGCTCAGCTGGTATCGGTTTGTTGAGGGCCAGCCCGAGAGTCAGGAGCTCGCGCCAGCGCGCCCATGA
- a CDS encoding FAD-binding oxidoreductase, translated as MPSEPESHLSADFRAALLQLFPGDQCHVDLPTRHVYGYDNSRRLQLPDAVLIPREQGHLPDLVRLCRQYGVAIVPRGRGTNTTGATIPIQGGVVLSFERLNRIIEINPDDRLAVVEPGVLNGDLQSALKPHGLFWAPDPTSAPFATIGGNLACNAGGPRAVKYGACRDNVLGLGAIDGHGRALRLGTRTTKGATGYDLMRLLIGAEGTLGLITDATLKLLPLPKASALLRALYADVETAAEAVTRIMRGNVVPSALEFMDATAIRLARDIGGAAISESGAMLMIECDGEPESVPWQLARLQEAASGRGLLELVQADTASATDALWKARKALSPALRTLAPKKINEDVVVPVSCLPTLVRATEQWSASAGFPIVCFGHAGNGNLHVNLLIDPANARHAEAARSVLAELFKTVIALGGTLSGEHGIGLDKRDFVPSAFNAATLEMMYDLKQWLDPDGIMNPGKLLPPADARRRRAD; from the coding sequence ATGCCTTCCGAACCTGAGTCGCATCTGTCGGCTGATTTTCGCGCCGCACTCTTGCAACTGTTTCCGGGTGATCAGTGCCATGTCGATTTGCCGACGCGCCACGTTTACGGCTACGACAACTCGCGGCGCCTGCAATTGCCCGATGCGGTGTTGATCCCGCGCGAGCAAGGCCATCTTCCCGATCTGGTCCGGTTGTGTCGCCAATATGGCGTGGCGATCGTGCCGCGTGGTCGCGGGACGAATACCACCGGAGCGACGATCCCGATCCAAGGTGGCGTGGTGCTGAGTTTCGAGCGATTGAATCGAATCATCGAAATCAATCCGGATGACCGCCTGGCGGTCGTCGAGCCGGGCGTCCTGAACGGCGATTTGCAATCCGCGCTGAAGCCGCATGGCCTGTTTTGGGCGCCGGATCCGACCAGCGCACCGTTCGCCACGATCGGTGGCAATCTGGCCTGCAACGCGGGTGGCCCGCGCGCCGTGAAGTACGGCGCTTGCCGTGACAATGTGTTGGGCCTTGGTGCCATCGATGGCCACGGACGGGCGCTTCGGCTGGGCACGCGAACGACAAAAGGCGCGACGGGCTATGACTTGATGCGGTTGCTGATCGGCGCCGAGGGCACGCTTGGTCTGATCACCGACGCCACGCTCAAACTACTGCCCCTGCCCAAAGCGTCCGCGCTGTTGCGTGCGCTCTATGCCGATGTCGAGACGGCGGCCGAGGCGGTTACTCGCATCATGCGCGGCAACGTGGTGCCGAGCGCGCTGGAGTTTATGGACGCGACTGCCATCCGTCTGGCCCGCGACATCGGTGGCGCCGCGATTTCGGAATCCGGGGCGATGTTGATGATCGAGTGCGACGGCGAACCCGAGTCCGTGCCCTGGCAACTGGCACGACTGCAAGAGGCGGCGTCGGGACGGGGCCTGCTTGAACTGGTTCAGGCGGATACCGCGTCCGCCACCGATGCTTTGTGGAAGGCTCGCAAAGCGCTGTCGCCGGCACTCAGAACACTGGCGCCGAAAAAGATCAACGAGGACGTGGTCGTGCCGGTGTCGTGTCTGCCGACGTTGGTGCGGGCGACCGAACAATGGTCGGCATCGGCCGGGTTTCCCATCGTGTGCTTTGGTCACGCGGGCAACGGCAACCTCCATGTCAATTTGCTGATCGACCCGGCCAACGCCCGCCATGCCGAAGCGGCCCGCTCGGTGCTCGCCGAGTTGTTCAAAACCGTCATCGCGCTGGGTGGCACCTTGTCCGGCGAACATGGGATTGGGCTGGACAAGCGCGACTTCGTGCCCAGTGCATTCAATGCCGCGACCTTGGAAATGATGTACGACCTGAAGCAGTGGTTGGACCCGGATGGCATCATGAATCCCGGGAAGCTGCTTCCGCCTGCGGACGCGCGGCGACGACGCGCCGATTGA
- a CDS encoding AMP-binding protein — MDNRPKRTAREAMTALPSVLTQATFTNIATEAIQAERSLGQVLLDVCRRRADQVALSSLGRDFSYGELADQSACLAAYLRHHLKLPVGSRVALMLPNLLNFPITMLAVIRADLVLVPVNPLYTARELAHQLKDAGAEVLIVLEQFAEVVAAALPGTAVTQVIVCAVGDLMPWPKSMLMNLVVRHVKKQVPPYRLPNAVRWAEAIRIGRSLPVPDSHAKACDTMQLQYTGGTTGLSKGATLSHNALLANAAGLEQWMGPLLQAGRVSLIALPVYHIAAYSNLLIILLHGVRGVLLPNARDLPALVAAYARYRPDVFAGVNTLFDAILNNAQFQQCDHSNLKLSIQGGTALRRATAERWRALTGCRISEMYGLSETSAGITGNRWDADNPTGSIGLTLPGIEASIRNEAGEVLPVGEVGELCVRGAALFTDYWQHPDETAKAHFDDGWFRTGDIGRQDAAGYLYILDRRKDMILVSGFNVFPNEIEDVVALHPGVLEAAAVAVPDDKTGEAIKLVVVRRDPALDEDSIRAHCRAQLTGYKQPKSIEFRDSLPKSAVGKVLRRELRA, encoded by the coding sequence ATGGACAACAGACCAAAGCGAACTGCGCGTGAGGCGATGACGGCCCTGCCCTCTGTGCTGACGCAGGCCACCTTCACCAACATTGCCACCGAGGCGATTCAGGCCGAGCGGTCGCTGGGTCAGGTCCTGCTTGATGTCTGTCGGCGGCGTGCCGACCAAGTCGCACTTTCCAGTCTGGGTCGGGACTTCAGCTATGGCGAACTCGCGGACCAAAGTGCGTGTCTGGCCGCCTATCTTCGGCACCACTTGAAACTTCCAGTTGGTTCGCGAGTCGCGTTGATGCTGCCGAACCTGCTCAATTTCCCGATCACCATGCTGGCGGTGATCCGCGCCGACTTGGTTCTTGTGCCGGTCAATCCGTTGTACACCGCCCGCGAGCTTGCGCATCAGTTGAAGGACGCTGGCGCCGAAGTCTTGATCGTTCTGGAGCAGTTTGCAGAAGTCGTTGCCGCGGCCTTGCCGGGCACAGCGGTCACGCAGGTGATTGTGTGCGCGGTCGGCGACCTGATGCCCTGGCCGAAATCGATGCTCATGAATCTGGTCGTGCGTCATGTCAAGAAACAGGTGCCTCCCTATCGTTTACCGAATGCCGTTCGCTGGGCCGAGGCCATCCGGATCGGACGGTCGCTCCCCGTTCCCGACAGTCACGCCAAAGCCTGCGACACCATGCAGTTGCAATACACCGGTGGCACCACCGGGCTCAGCAAAGGCGCCACGCTCAGCCACAACGCCTTGCTCGCCAATGCCGCCGGACTTGAGCAATGGATGGGGCCGCTGTTGCAAGCGGGTCGGGTGAGTCTGATCGCGTTGCCGGTCTATCACATTGCTGCGTATTCGAATCTATTGATCATTCTGTTGCACGGCGTTCGCGGTGTGCTACTGCCGAATGCGCGCGATCTTCCCGCTTTGGTCGCCGCGTACGCGCGCTATCGGCCTGATGTGTTCGCTGGGGTTAACACGCTGTTCGATGCCATCTTGAACAATGCCCAGTTTCAACAATGCGATCACTCAAATCTGAAGCTCAGCATTCAAGGGGGCACGGCGCTGCGGCGCGCGACCGCCGAGCGTTGGCGGGCGTTGACGGGTTGTCGGATCTCCGAGATGTATGGCCTCAGCGAAACCAGTGCTGGCATTACCGGCAACCGGTGGGATGCCGATAATCCAACGGGTTCGATTGGCTTAACGCTGCCTGGTATCGAGGCGAGCATCCGGAACGAAGCGGGCGAGGTGTTGCCGGTGGGCGAGGTCGGCGAGCTGTGCGTGCGGGGCGCCGCGCTATTTACCGACTATTGGCAGCATCCGGACGAGACCGCCAAAGCGCATTTTGACGACGGCTGGTTTCGGACGGGCGACATTGGGCGCCAAGACGCTGCGGGCTATCTGTACATCCTGGATCGTCGCAAGGACATGATCCTGGTGTCTGGCTTCAATGTCTTTCCGAACGAGATTGAAGATGTTGTGGCGTTGCATCCCGGTGTGCTGGAGGCGGCCGCTGTCGCTGTGCCCGACGACAAGACCGGCGAGGCCATCAAGCTGGTCGTAGTGCGGCGTGATCCGGCGTTGGACGAGGACAGCATCCGTGCCCATTGCCGCGCGCAACTGACCGGTTATAAGCAACCCAAGTCGATCGAGTTTCGGGACAGCCTGCCGAAATCGGCGGTCGGTAAAGTCTTGCGCCGCGAGTTACGGGCGTGA
- a CDS encoding right-handed parallel beta-helix repeat-containing protein, translating into MSTLFRSALFLLLTAFAVSASAQATRTWVSGVGDDANPCSRTAPCKTFAGAISKTAAGGVINTLDPGGFGAVTITKSITIEADGGVAGILVSGTNGVVINAAATDNVVLRNLKFDGIGTGLSGIRLLSAGSLTVDHCVINDFVDFAIDIAPTVSASKVFVLNSVLRRAGNLSTEALIRVQPTSPASVYLLVDGSNLIASKSGLRMKGPAKFDLRNSVINGGDFNGVVLIESTDVITGAIENVHIVDFPGSGLSVAGTNSSVRVGNSTISQNGSGLVTTNLGQIISLTGNRITGNGLNGGFTVTEATQ; encoded by the coding sequence ATGTCTACTTTGTTTCGCTCGGCGCTATTCCTTTTGCTGACCGCTTTCGCGGTGTCAGCTTCTGCGCAGGCCACCAGAACCTGGGTGTCCGGAGTCGGCGACGACGCCAACCCTTGCTCCCGTACCGCCCCCTGCAAAACGTTCGCTGGCGCGATCTCCAAGACCGCAGCAGGCGGCGTGATCAATACGCTGGACCCGGGTGGTTTCGGCGCGGTGACGATTACCAAGTCCATCACCATTGAGGCGGATGGCGGTGTTGCGGGCATTCTCGTGTCGGGGACCAACGGCGTCGTCATCAATGCGGCTGCCACCGACAACGTGGTGTTGCGCAATCTGAAGTTTGATGGCATTGGCACGGGCCTGAGTGGCATCCGGTTGCTGAGCGCCGGGAGCCTGACGGTTGATCATTGCGTGATCAACGACTTTGTGGATTTTGCAATCGATATCGCGCCAACCGTCTCTGCCAGCAAAGTGTTCGTGCTCAATTCGGTACTGCGCCGCGCTGGCAATTTGTCGACCGAGGCCCTGATCCGGGTTCAACCCACATCTCCAGCGTCGGTATATCTGCTGGTCGACGGCAGCAACTTGATCGCGTCGAAGTCGGGACTTCGCATGAAGGGCCCGGCCAAGTTCGATCTGCGAAACAGCGTCATCAATGGGGGCGATTTCAATGGCGTCGTGCTGATTGAGTCCACAGATGTCATTACCGGCGCTATCGAAAACGTCCACATTGTCGATTTTCCAGGGTCGGGCTTGTCCGTTGCCGGTACCAACTCCAGTGTCCGGGTCGGCAATAGCACCATTTCACAGAATGGCTCTGGGCTGGTCACGACCAATCTGGGCCAAATCATCAGTTTGACGGGCAACCGCATCACCGGTAATGGACTGAATGGCGGTTTCACGGTGACCGAAGCCACGCAGTAA
- the purN gene encoding phosphoribosylglycinamide formyltransferase — translation MFRVVVLASGRGSNLEALIRARAAGLLPINLVAVFSDRAKAGALEIARAAGITAQFVNPRDFDSREAFDQAMFAAVDGHAPDLIVLAGFMRILSPSVVALRAGRMINIHPSLLPKYPGLHTHQRALDAGDVEHGASVHYVIPDLDAGPILAQTRIPIVPGDSPESLAARLLPKEHALLVSVVADLAAQAART, via the coding sequence GTGTTTCGCGTTGTAGTTTTGGCATCGGGTCGCGGCAGCAATCTCGAAGCGTTGATTCGCGCCCGGGCAGCGGGCTTGCTGCCGATCAACCTGGTGGCAGTGTTTTCGGATCGAGCCAAAGCCGGTGCACTGGAAATCGCGCGAGCAGCGGGCATTACTGCACAGTTCGTCAATCCACGTGATTTCGACAGCCGTGAGGCCTTCGATCAGGCCATGTTTGCGGCGGTCGACGGCCACGCGCCGGATTTGATCGTGCTGGCCGGATTCATGCGCATACTGAGTCCATCGGTGGTGGCGTTGCGGGCCGGGCGCATGATCAACATTCATCCGTCCTTGCTACCGAAATACCCGGGCCTGCATACACATCAGCGGGCCTTGGACGCTGGCGACGTTGAACACGGCGCCAGCGTGCACTACGTCATTCCCGATCTGGATGCCGGCCCGATCCTCGCGCAGACGCGTATCCCCATTGTGCCGGGCGATTCGCCCGAGTCACTTGCGGCCCGATTGTTGCCCAAAGAGCATGCATTGCTCGTGTCGGTTGTGGCCGATTTGGCCGCACAGGCCGCCCGGACCTAG
- a CDS encoding DUF2066 domain-containing protein translates to MLRRLISPLLALLMLSLPLRAEVVAIYEADAPVLSEDARDRDQGIRSAFRRMLVKASGDVSIASAAEVEPLLSQLEQWTVSSEPRQQVVTNALGQPEVRNVLRVRFDPEAVRRVLTNLGRPIWPENRPAMMVWLVVDDGTRKQIASASQVQALGALTGRAEERGLIVQLPNMDSVDQGRVDPVTLWDAPLKTVVGASGRYGIQTSLLVRLRRTGEQWSAQYALIQGSQYEEWSAVDASSGPLLSYGMDGAADRLARRYAFDSSEPAMGLTSLWLTEVRSGADYARALGYLRKLEVIRDLQVLGADGDRAWLAMTVQAGPKRFKQLLKFDQQLSLLELPVEAGKPALYALELQH, encoded by the coding sequence ATGCTGCGACGTCTGATTTCGCCCCTGCTTGCTCTGCTGATGCTGTCTCTGCCGCTGCGCGCCGAAGTCGTCGCGATTTACGAAGCGGACGCGCCTGTGCTGAGCGAGGACGCTCGCGATCGCGACCAGGGCATTCGCTCAGCGTTTCGACGCATGCTGGTCAAAGCATCCGGCGATGTGTCGATTGCCAGTGCAGCCGAGGTCGAGCCGTTGCTGTCGCAGCTGGAACAATGGACCGTGTCGTCCGAGCCGCGCCAGCAGGTCGTCACCAATGCGCTTGGTCAGCCTGAAGTCCGCAATGTGTTGCGGGTCCGGTTTGATCCCGAGGCAGTGCGCCGGGTTCTGACCAACCTGGGGCGTCCGATCTGGCCCGAGAATCGTCCGGCGATGATGGTCTGGCTCGTGGTCGACGATGGGACCCGCAAACAGATTGCATCGGCGTCACAAGTTCAGGCTTTGGGTGCGCTGACGGGTCGCGCCGAAGAGCGTGGCCTGATCGTGCAGTTGCCCAATATGGACAGCGTGGATCAAGGTCGGGTCGACCCGGTCACACTGTGGGATGCCCCGCTGAAAACCGTGGTGGGCGCCAGCGGTCGATACGGGATCCAAACGAGTCTGCTGGTCCGCCTACGCCGGACTGGCGAGCAGTGGTCGGCGCAGTATGCACTGATCCAGGGCTCGCAATATGAGGAATGGAGTGCGGTCGACGCGAGTTCGGGCCCGCTGCTCAGTTATGGCATGGATGGCGCTGCCGACCGCCTCGCGCGGCGCTACGCGTTTGACAGCTCCGAGCCGGCAATGGGCCTGACCAGCCTGTGGCTGACCGAGGTTCGATCGGGCGCTGACTACGCCCGCGCACTCGGATATCTGCGGAAACTTGAGGTGATCCGCGACCTGCAAGTGCTGGGCGCCGATGGTGACCGCGCTTGGCTCGCCATGACGGTACAGGCCGGTCCGAAGCGGTTCAAACAGCTGCTCAAATTTGATCAACAACTCAGCCTGCTGGAGCTGCCGGTCGAAGCGGGCAAGCCGGCTCTGTATGCGCTTGAGTTGCAACACTGA
- the purM gene encoding phosphoribosylformylglycinamidine cyclo-ligase, whose protein sequence is MTQGLTYRDAGVDIDAGEAVVDRIKPLVARTFRKEVLSGLGGFGALFELAGRYRDPVLVSGTDGVGTKLKLAQQLNRHDSIGIDLVAMCVNDVLVQGAEPLFFLDYFATGKLQVDTAVSVIAGIAKGCELSGCALIGGETAEMPDMYPPGEYDLAGFCVGAVEKANLLTGDRVQAGDVILGIESSGPHSNGYSLIRRIIKHVDADLAMPFGSGSLADALMQPTTIYVKPILALMQERPAHALAHITGGGLKENIIRVVPDGLGLDIDAASLKLPPVFQWLQEAGAVADAEMWRTFNCGIGFTLLLDANDVTSTQAWLQARGLASRVIGEVVARDGTDDERVRID, encoded by the coding sequence ATGACGCAAGGTTTGACCTATCGAGATGCAGGTGTCGACATCGACGCTGGCGAGGCAGTCGTTGATCGCATCAAGCCGTTGGTGGCCCGCACGTTTCGCAAGGAGGTCCTGTCCGGCCTCGGCGGATTCGGCGCCCTGTTCGAACTTGCCGGTCGTTATCGCGACCCGGTGCTCGTATCGGGCACCGATGGCGTCGGCACCAAGCTGAAGCTCGCGCAGCAACTGAATCGGCATGACAGCATCGGCATCGACCTGGTCGCAATGTGCGTCAACGACGTGCTGGTGCAAGGTGCTGAGCCGCTGTTCTTCCTCGACTACTTCGCAACGGGCAAGCTGCAGGTCGATACGGCCGTCAGCGTGATCGCAGGCATCGCCAAGGGCTGTGAGCTGTCTGGCTGCGCCCTGATTGGCGGCGAAACGGCGGAAATGCCCGACATGTACCCGCCGGGCGAATACGACCTTGCTGGCTTCTGTGTGGGTGCGGTCGAAAAGGCCAATCTGCTGACCGGCGATCGCGTGCAGGCGGGCGACGTGATTTTGGGAATCGAATCGAGCGGCCCCCATTCGAATGGGTATTCGTTGATTCGCCGCATCATCAAACACGTCGACGCCGATCTGGCCATGCCATTTGGCAGCGGGTCCCTGGCGGATGCACTGATGCAGCCGACAACCATCTATGTGAAGCCCATCCTTGCATTGATGCAGGAGCGTCCGGCGCATGCGCTGGCGCATATCACCGGCGGTGGTCTGAAAGAGAACATTATCCGTGTCGTACCGGACGGGCTTGGCCTCGATATCGATGCGGCGAGCCTCAAATTGCCGCCGGTGTTTCAGTGGTTGCAGGAAGCGGGTGCCGTGGCCGATGCCGAGATGTGGCGCACGTTCAATTGCGGAATCGGCTTTACGTTGCTGTTGGATGCAAACGATGTGACGTCGACGCAAGCCTGGTTGCAGGCGCGCGGCCTCGCGTCACGCGTCATCGGCGAGGTCGTCGCTCGCGACGGCACCGATGACGAACGCGTCCGCATTGACTGA